A stretch of DNA from Candidatus Hydrogenedentota bacterium:
AAAATGGCACGGGGACATTGCGGACTCCTTCGGTGATGGTTGCGGAACAACTCATTCTACCGAACGGAACCGCAATGTCTCCTCTCCTTTTCTGCCCGTGTTGCGTTTCGCGCTTGAATCCGCCCGGGGCGCACCGGGAACGAGATTGCCGCGGCGGCCGGGGCGGCCGCCTCGCAATGACGCGCGTTTTCGCGTCACTGCGATGACGCGTGTTTTCCCGTCACTGCGATGACGCGCGTTTTCCCGTCACTGCAATGACGCGCGTTTTCGCGTCACTGCGATGACGCGTGTTTTCCCGTCACTGCGATGACGCGTGTTTTCCCGTCACTGCGAGCGCAGCGCGGCAATCTCGTTCCCGCCAACGCCCCGGCCGACGCGGCAGCCAGTCTCCTGTCAAAACGCCCCGGGCCCTTCTCCTCCGGCAGGTGAACGGCACGCTTGACGCGGGGCGGCGGCGGGGGTAGAATCAACGGAATGTCGCGGGCGGGGGTGTGTGCATGCCCCCGCCGATGAAACAGGGCTGTGATCAGGTAGTCCGCGCGGGGCGCGGGACGGGAGACTCCAAGATGACTGCGAAGCGTTTTTCCGGGATGTGGGTGCTGGCGCTGGGCGCGCTGGCGGTGCTGGGGCTGGTGTGCGGCCGCGCGCAGGCGCAGTTCGACTCGCCGGTGGAGAAGAAGTGGACGGTGCAGGAGAAGGACGACAACGGCGAGGTGAAGGACGTGCTCTACATGTCCCTGGACGGCGTGCTGGTGCACGAGGAGGACCCCGCCAAGGCCCCGCAGCCGCGCGTGGTGACGCCCGGCACCCCCAGCACGCAGGCCCAGCCCGGCACCGCGCCGTCGGACGCCGTCGTGCTGTTTGACGGGAAGGACCTGGCCAACTGGTCGGCGGAGGACGGGGAGAAGACCAAGTGGGTGGTGGAGAACGGTGTGATGCAGCCGACGAAGGACTCGGGCATGATCCGCAGCAAGGGCGAGTACGGCTCCTGCCAGCTCCATGTGGAGTTCCAGACCCCCGCGCCGCCCGAGGGCGAGGGCCAGGGCCGCGGCAACAGCGGCGTCTTCCTCATGGGCCAGTACGAGGTGCAGGTGCTCGACAGTTTTGAGAACACCACCTATCCCGACGGGCAGGCGGGCGCGCTCTACGGCCGCAAGCCCCCGCTCGTCAACGCCTGCCTCAAGCCCGGCGAGTGGCAATGCTACGACATCGTCTTCCACCGCCCGGTCTTTGACGAGAGCGGCAAGGTCGTCAAGCGCGCCACCTTCACCATCTTCCACAACGGCGTGCTGATCCAGGACCACTACGACCTCTCCGGCGGCAACGGCTGGGTCGGCCCCCACGCCGTCACCGACTACGTCGCCCACGGAGACAAGGGCCCGATCATGCTCCAGGACCACGGCAACCCCGTCCGCTTCCGCAACATCTGGCTGCGCGAGCTGGCCGACTGAGGACGGATCCGGCCCGCAGCGCCGGCGTCCCGCCGGCCGTGTCCGGAACCGGCCCCGAACGAAAGAAGAGAGAATGCAACGGGGCGGCGGCGGGCCACGCCGCCGCCCCCGACATGAACAGGGAGACCGGACGATGAATCCTCGGAGGTGTATTGCCATGCTGTGCGCGGGGACGGCGTTCCTTCTGGCGGCGGTGCCCGCCGCGGCGGGTCCGGACTACCCCATCACGCCGGTGGGGTTCACGAAGGTGCGGGTGACGGGCGGGCTGTGGGCCGCGCGGCTGGAGACGAACCGGACGGCGACGCTCCCGGCGAATTTCCACAAGTGCGAGGAGACGGGCCGCATCGCCAACTTCGAGAAGGCCGCCGGGCTCAAGGAGGGGAAGCACGAGGGCATCTTCTTCGACGACTCGGACGTGTACAAGGTGATGGAGGGCGCGGCCTACACGCTGGCGCTCCACGCGGACCCGGAACTGGACGCCTACATGGACCGGTTCATCGGCGTGGTGGCGCAGGCGCAGGAGGACGACGGCTACCTTTACACGGCGCGCACGATTGACCCGGAGAACCCGGCCCGGGGCGCGGGCAAGGAGCGCTGGGCCGACATCAGGAACGCCCACGAGCTGTACTGCATGGGCCACATGATCGAGGCGGCCGTGGCCCACCACCAGGCCACGGGCAAGCGGAACTTCCTCGACGTGGCGGTGAAGTGCGCCGACATGCTGGACCGCACCTTCGGCCCGGACAAGCGCCACGCCGCCACGGGCCACCCCGAGCTGGAGCTGGCGCTGGCGCGCCTCTACCGCTGCACCGGCGAGCCGCGCTATCTGGCCCTCGCGAAGTTCTTCGTGGACCAGCGGGGCGACGCCACGCACCGCGAACTGTACGGCCTGTATTGCCAGGACCACATGCCCTTCCTCCAGCAGACGGAGGCCATCGGCCACGCCGTGCGCGCGGGCTATTTCTACTGCGGCGCGGCGGACGTGGCGGCGCTCACGGGCGAGACCGCCTACATCGAGACCATTGACCGCATCTGGGAGAACGCCGCCACGCGGCGGATGTACCTCACCGGCGGCATCGGGTCGCGGCGCGAGGGCGAGGCCTTCGGCGACGACTTCGAGCTGCCCAACGCCACGGCCTACTGCGAGACCTGCGCCGCCATCGCCAACGCCCTGTGGAACCACCGCATGTTCCTCCTCCACGGCGACGCGAAGTACCTCGACGTCTTCGAGCGGACGGTCTACAACGGGTTCCTGCCCGGCGTCTCCCTCGAGGGCGACACCTTCTTCTACCCGAACCCGCTGGAGTTCAACGGCGCCGCGCCGTTCAACCACGGCAGCCCCCGCCGCTCGCCGTGGTTCGGCTGCTCCTGCTGCCCGACGAACATCGTGCGGTTTATCCCCTCGCTGCCCGGCTGCGCCTATGCCGTC
This window harbors:
- a CDS encoding glycoside hydrolase family 127 protein, giving the protein MLCAGTAFLLAAVPAAAGPDYPITPVGFTKVRVTGGLWAARLETNRTATLPANFHKCEETGRIANFEKAAGLKEGKHEGIFFDDSDVYKVMEGAAYTLALHADPELDAYMDRFIGVVAQAQEDDGYLYTARTIDPENPARGAGKERWADIRNAHELYCMGHMIEAAVAHHQATGKRNFLDVAVKCADMLDRTFGPDKRHAATGHPELELALARLYRCTGEPRYLALAKFFVDQRGDATHRELYGLYCQDHMPFLQQTEAIGHAVRAGYFYCGAADVAALTGETAYIETIDRIWENAATRRMYLTGGIGSRREGEAFGDDFELPNATAYCETCAAIANALWNHRMFLLHGDAKYLDVFERTVYNGFLPGVSLEGDTFFYPNPLEFNGAAPFNHGSPRRSPWFGCSCCPTNIVRFIPSLPGCAYAVEGARVYAGLYLASDAAVPVGGQTVRIVQETEYPWEGAVRMTVTPEREGEFELALRIPGWARGVPSPGDLYTYLDPAPAAVTLTVNGGAVAVADVMDRGFAVLRRTWKPGDTVALDLGMPVRRVLCHEAVENNRGRVALERGPVVYCAEGVDNGGRALHLCLPDDALLAAERRPDLLGGVAVLTGRARAVTRVEGGGAEETEQDFTAIPYYAWAHRDQTEMAVWLARTPDAVTPAPRPTLASKSRPSASHCWGGDTVTALNDQAEPKDSGDQAVPRMTWWDRKGTVEWVQYDLPEETEISGCAVYWFDDERAGGGCRIPASWRVLRRDGDQWVEVDKAKYGKPRRDAWCTAAFNPVKTGALRIEVRLKKDASAGILEWTLDGTAP
- a CDS encoding DUF1080 domain-containing protein — protein: MSLDGVLVHEEDPAKAPQPRVVTPGTPSTQAQPGTAPSDAVVLFDGKDLANWSAEDGEKTKWVVENGVMQPTKDSGMIRSKGEYGSCQLHVEFQTPAPPEGEGQGRGNSGVFLMGQYEVQVLDSFENTTYPDGQAGALYGRKPPLVNACLKPGEWQCYDIVFHRPVFDESGKVVKRATFTIFHNGVLIQDHYDLSGGNGWVGPHAVTDYVAHGDKGPIMLQDHGNPVRFRNIWLRELAD